The Camelus ferus isolate YT-003-E chromosome 34, BCGSAC_Cfer_1.0, whole genome shotgun sequence sequence TGAATGCTTATAAAATGGCTGAGCTATTCAAGTGTTACAGGAGATTCAAAAGAAATGCAGAAGCTAGTACCTGTCTTCAAGGCATTGTTAGTGTTGGGCAGAAACCCGACTCACTTATGCAGATATCACAGGGGCTACAACTTCTCCTGAGTTACCCTTGAGTCAATGAATGGGAGAAAAGCTAACTTCCTTCAGTAAGTGCTTGAAACCATCGCAACTGGGAGTGTACACGCTGAATGCTTTGACACTGGCAAGGCTGGGTGGATTTGGAGGACCAGGACCACTTCTATAACTGTATGAACCGGGGGTATTTGCTCATTATTTATGACAGCTCATGCTATGTTGTCTCACTTGTAGCATAGAATTCACAAAGGAGTTCTTCTTCCGTCCATGTTATTCAGTGATCAGAGGTACTCATCACAGTATGGAAAAATTCGGGCATGTCAGAGAAAGGACCGGAATgcattatattcttattttatgaaagagAGTGAGGCTGAATTAGGAAGAAATCTCCTGGAAAATCACTGGAAATTAGAGAAGCTCATTAGGGCAAAGATAATGCTGACAGCAATCCCGCAAATATCGTTCATATCCATTGACTTTTGGTGACTAGACCATCATTCTCtgtctcgctctctctctctagaCCAAAATGACTGAAAAGGCCCCAGAACCACACCTGGAGGAGGATGACGATGACGTGGACGGCAAACTCAATTACAAGCCCCCACCTCAGAAGTCCCTGAAGGAGCTGCAGGAGATGGACAAAGATGACGAAAGTCTGATTAAGTACAAGAAGACGCTCCTGGGGGACGGTCCTGTGGTAGCAGGTGCGTGTGTgcggaggtgggggcaggtggaggggcacAGAGGGGGCATACCTCTCAGTTTACCAAGTGCTTCCAGAGTTACATGAGTGAAGTGCAGTCTACCTACGCGGAATCAAGTAACGGACAGTCCCCTTGGAGATAAAGTGCAAGCTGACAacgaaacagacaaaaataacacACACTGAGGATTTGGAAAGAATTCCAGATGACCACTCAGAAGTGCATTCTCTCCGCgatctctctcattctctttcttctctttgtcctcTCACTTGCTACCTAACCTTCtatctcttacacacacacacacacacacacacacacacacacacacactggcagaCTAAGACATGGCCCCAATATAGGGATGGGCTGTGCCCAACCAGCAGAGTACCTTACCCATGACCACTGGGGACATGTTTCCTGTTGATGATTAAGATGGACCTACAAGTACCTGAAGCAGAGGTAGCCCCACTGTGGTTTATAAGGCCACTGAAACCAAGCACAGTGAACCTGGCTCTTCCATTTCTATTTCTCCTCCAGACAGCGATGTCCCTTTTCTCTTTACGTTGTCCCTCTCCTAATTGAAATGTACACACACGCTGCACGTACATGTCTCTTCTCCGTGCTTACATTCCCTTTTGCATCTTGCAGACCCAACAGCCCCCAATGTCACTGTTACCCGCCTTACCCTGGTTTGTGAAAGTGCCCCAGGACCAATCACCATGGACCTCACAGGTAAGCGGACATGTATCTCCTATTCAGGGGGGCCTAATGGCATCACTGGGAAAACCTCCCTCATCCCAGCAAAAGAAAACCCTAGGAAGGTGAATTCCGGGGAGGTATGCTGGGACCAGTTCACCAGTCATAGCTCTCAGAGCACACGGTATTTACCGGGCTTAATGGAAAACCCAACCTCTGTCTCTGTTTAATTGAAAAGGGGGCAGGCATCAGTACTGGGTATATCAGCTTGTATCATATGTGCTTCAGGATTTTATCTCCACGTGATAGCAGAGaatgaacatttgtgtaaaaaGACTGCTGATGGAAATCAGCAAGCTGTATGCCTCTGAAGTTGTAATATTTATACAGGCTAAGCCTCAGAGAAAGTATTGATTCATATCAGCTACAGAACTTACCTGAAAGCAAGAAACAGTCTAAGACCTCCCGAATAATGCTAGGAATTCCACTGTTAGATACTCATTATTTTAGCTTAAAGCACTGATTCTTTTAAATAAGCAACTTTCCCCACTAGAGATGTACGTATCAACATGTTATTTGCTCTCACTTTATTCTGACAAGGGTCAAGTTCTTTCCTGAGACTTAGGACTTGAGGAGATAATGAGAGGCTGGGAAGGTGGTTATTCTGAGGGAAACGGGCAACTGAGAGGAATGAGGGAAGGGCCACAGAGCTAGAGTTTGGAAGCATCAAAGGCAGGtcttcagtgaagaaaaaaaaattattaccagATTCAAAAAATGGACTCACAAGACAGAACAAAGCCTGACTCTCGAACAGGAGGCTTGGCAGCAAGGTGGTTCCCCCCTCACAGGACAGATTCACTCTTTACCTTATATGGGCTTTCTGTCAGCGGGAAGAAACTGGAGGCTGAGAAGACACACTTCCTGTTCAACTGAAATCACTAGAGCAGACACACAAACTCAACCACCCCCACATCCTAGCATCTCTCCAGGAGAGAAACTCAGACTGCTTCCCATGTGAAGCTGTGTGACGTTACCAGGTACAACTGTCAGATGAGGTCTGGATTAGCATGAAGGAAGTCCGTTCCGTTCAGAAGCATTTGATGATACTGCAGGGAAAACTTGGTCTCTGGCCCCTTTCCCAGCGGCAAGAAACCCAGATTTGGTTTTCTGTCACCTAAAAAGCTACTGAGGTGAATCCAAGATCTATACATGAGATACGGATGCCAGCTTGTGCATGAGGCACCTGCACAGGGctgtgcaacacacacacacacacacacacacacacacacacacacacacatcaccccGAATGTCAAATTATACAGGATCACTTTGGGAGAAGAACAGAGAATAATTACCTCTCTAACCAGGGTGCAGGAATTAAGGACAGATCCCAGCTTCATGGAGACTGAAGCTTCTACACCTTAAGTGACTTtccttaaggaaaataaaactaaattgcAAACGCAAAGGCAAAATTAAGTACAAGAGTGAATATTTATCTAGAATGATAAAAAGGAACCGAACGAGTACGTTtttaaaagactagaaaatgCCACAGAtgttaaaaaatctacaaaaacaaaccGCTGGTCCTCTTGTGTAGTATTTgtctaatatttctttatttgagaGGTAGGACAGAATCTTTCATCATAGCATCTTACATATTCTTAGGGTCGAAGTCAAACTTGGGGGAGAAGCTCTAGCACATTTCTTTCATATCTGGCATTTCAAATGCGTGTTTGTGCAGCCACTAATCTCAAATACTCTTTGAAATGTGGGCCACGAAAACCATGTTGCTCTGAGGAGCCCAGCAAATGGCTCTGGAGCTTAAACTTCATTCATCTCCTTGTGACTCTCCTTCTGAGGAGAATTAACTCTTTCTAAATCCACTTCGACAGGGGATCTGGAAGCcctgaaaaaagaaacttttgtgctAAAGGAAGGTGTTGAATATAGAGTCAAAATTCACTTCAAAGTAAGTATCTGGTCCTGGAGGTTTTTATAAAGTTTGAATCTTTCTGATAATCAGAGGAAGACAAAAATCAAATTCCTTGCATTATCATTGTgccctcttttttgtttgttttctttttgtccctgGACCTGGACTGTCCTCTCCCCAACTCTGAGCGCCACCTGTTAAGAACCACCTTTGCTGTCTGCCTTTTCCCAACCAGGACCCTCTCCATGGAACACTTAAGCCAATGGGGTTCCTCGTTCCGTGAGCTTCTAATACCCCCAAGCACAAGGCACACGTCACTTTGCATTGCCCTGTTTGCGTCACGTCTCTCCTCCACAGCCTACGCACCTTGTGATCGGGCGAGATTATCCATCTCTTCTTTGCACTATTTCACACAACACTTTGTAAATGATAGACTTTTCATGAATATTCATTAAGAAATTGATaaacaaatgaatcaatgaatacaaaaaagaaaatagcacaGACAGAGCCTCAGCTCTAATTGCTCAATGATTATATGAATCCAGGGAGGGTGGTCCTTGGTAAATAACTGGAAATTCCAATTTAGGTGTGGAGCAGATAAACAAGTAAGAGCAAAACGAAATGGGAGATAAGTGGACATATGATGAATAAACCCACAACCCAATGAGCAGCCAAAATCCAGGAGAAAAATAACACTGACTTTGAAAAAATGAGCTAGAAATTCACTGTTTGCTCTTAACTGCATAGTTGCTCCTCCCTCCCGCGCAGTCACTTCCCACAGGGCCTGGGCTCCACCAGGGAGGACCCCATCTACCCTCTCTATCTGCCCACCAGTCCTCCTGCCCCCGAGGCACAGGATATGATTCAGGGTCCACGGACAATCTCTCACCACCACATACAAATATGCctcaaaataatttccttctgaaaatatttgtcGATGCCTACCCTATAATCGGCACTGAGCTATGGTTCACTAACTTGTTCCCTGGATTTATTACTAAAGCCCCTGAGAGTTTCTAAGGCATGGTGTCCCAACGTGCCTCAGACGGGTTCCACATCAGTCCAGGTTTTCATCATGAATGCTACTCCCTTCATTGGTCGAGTTTATCAGGCAGTGTTTGTCAAATGAAACATGATGGGGAAATTTTGATGTGACTAAGCTGAGGAGGAAAGGTCTGGAGCCTGGGCTTCTGCCCTGGGTGGGAAGGCCGAGGTGTGGGTCCCTTGGTCGCCAGGGTTCCACACGaaggtgatggaggaggagggcccaggCAGGAGCTTGCAAGCCCCACCCACTTTAGAGGTTTGGCCTTGACTCTGACGAGGAAAGATCATGAAGTTGGACCACCCTATGGCCTGTCCCAGCATGGACAGAAGAAGAAACACCAGTTCAAAACTGAGAATATGTAGTTGAAAAGCAGTTAAATCTTTACTGATgtaaatgaaaatgatataaCCTGGAAAATGTCCAAGAAAGTTTGTGCTCATAACAGCAGCAACACATCCTAGAAccctctttcattctctctcttaaTTGATgttcttctctgcctcccctcaaACTTAGCAACACTCTCCAAAACCCGGGATGGTTCTTTTAGTTTgtccccctcttccttctgtaGTGTATCTGACATCCACAGCTCTCAGGAGGCGTGTGCAGGCAGGCAAAGGGAATAACTaggaatattcatttttttttttgtctacctcaaacatatttatattaaatacacCCTCTGTGGAACAGTAGAAAAACAGGAGTCTCTCTGTTTTGAAGTCCTTATTACTACTCCACCACCATTCctgtttttttggtctttttcccACCAGATCACACTCCTATTAGGCCCAAGGGACCATCTTAGAAACTTCTAGAAAGATGCATTCATTTTCCCAATTCCTGTGAGCCACACGCGGGAGTCGGAGGAATCAGAAAGTTAGGGTTTTATTTTATCACAGTGTCTTCAGTGAAGCTGTTTTCAGCTTTTGTCTGCTTTTGATAGGTTTATAATACAGATTTTTCTGAGTGGCAGTCTGGAACTTAAGCTGGCGGTATTCACTGCTACCTCACTGCCAACACAACAAAAGCAGCACTGACAGGTTGCTTTCATTATTCTGTCAAAAAAATAGGAGGAGCCCTAGTTATTGTTGGGGGGAAACTCTTTGAAGATGCTTTAATTCTTGTATCCGTGAACAATTAACCAAGGCGCCCAGCTACTGGTGCCATGTCCACTTTAATTTGCTTGTATAAACATGGCCACTGAATAAAATTAACAGACAACCCAGTTCAATCCTAGGTTAAATGATTCATGGGAAAACAAAGTCTTTGGGCTGTCTGTATTTTCATTCTGCTTTAgtgaattttctttgaaagacTTGGCAAAGTGACAAGGTCCCAGACAACGTCTGAAAATGACAGCCATCCAAAATACTTGCCAGACACGGTGAATTTCACCCATTATTTACACGAGGAGGGAAGGTTTTCGTGAGACCCATCTCCTCATCTCTAGGCTCCCATCACAGTCATGCTACAGGCAAAACCGTCTTCCAGACCTGAGTTTCCATTACGGCTTTGCTCCCGGCTTGTTTTTCGTGTGCTAGGTGGATCGTGTCTGAGGTTAGGAGTTTTAGGTACTTACATAGCAGTTTCCATTGGTACCTGTGTAACATTTCCTGAGACAAGGACGCTCTTCTGGCCAGTAGCAACAGGGAGGGGGAGCTGCAGACCATTCTTTGGACCACTGAGGAAGGAGACAAGAGATGTTTTAATTAACCTCCCttttcccccaaaccccaaatCACAGTATTTTGATGATTAAAACCAGATTGGCAACACTGAATCTTGTGACCTcctctctccagtctctgcctcatcACCCTGCTGAATGATAATATTAACTTCTTCCAAACTAAATCTTCAGTCCTTCTGCCCTCAGAGAAGACTCAGCTAGGTAGGGTCAGCATGAAAGATGAGGGAAAATGAAAGGCCCTCTTTCATCTGAATTTCTTGGATCTGTCCCACCTACAGGTGAACAAGGACATTGTGTCAGGCCTGAAATATGTTCAGCACACCTACCGGACTGGGGTGAAAGGTAAGGAAGCCACACTTCCCACTGTCCCAAACTCTGCCTCTCACTGACTTTAACCTTCGAGTTCTTAGCAActtttagggggagggtgtagctcagtggcagagcacatgcttagcgtcccgttcttcactatttttttaatcaaattattgattttcccttttcatctaATTATTCCATCCATGAATTCTGTTCATTCTGATCACCAGCTGTTACTCTGTCTTCTCCAACTGATACGTTTGTAGAATGACACTTTGTAAACAGAAGATCCTTGAAGTTCAttatatagaaaagaaatagaactgcccacccctgcccctgcaaaATGTTAGGTAGTTGCAGACTTAAGGCCAGAACTCAGGTCTCAACTAGTTTGAgacttttttaattgagatatcaTTGACATATAACATCGTCTTAGTTTTAGGCATGCAACATAATAATTTGGtaaatgtatatattgcaaagtgatGACCATAGTAAGTTTCATCAAcacccatcaccacacatagttacaacttttttttcttgcagtgaGAACTTTAAAGAATGATTCTTAGCAACTTTCTATGCAATAGAGTATTATTAACTAACGTTACCATGCTGTCCATCACGTCCCCAGGACTTAccatttataactggaagtttgtatcttttgaccagctgggatttatatattttttttattgtataatcTGCTACTTCACCATAAAACAAGTCTTGATCCCCAATGATTTAGGGCACTGACTCCCTAACTTCCCTGACACTCAGAATCATCTGTGATGTGTTTTAGAGACACTGATTTTCGGGACCCACAGCAGATTACTAACTGCAGCCTCTGGGAGTGGGTCAAAGGAAACTGTATTATTAAGAGgcactccaatttttttttttaatgtttttaaggaaaaaaaaaagttgccccAGGTAAGTCTAATGTTTAGCCAGGCTTGGAAACCACTGCTTTCGGCTTTGGCCACTGTGAGCTGTGCTCAAATTCTCCAGTTCGCAGTGTTTGTTTTCCCTCTATCAGACTCTCACCCTAatgaccttttctttcttcccagtgGATAAAGCGACGTTCATGGTTGGCAGCTATGGACCTCGGCCCGAAGAGTATGAGTTTCTGACTCCTACTGAGGAGGCGCCCAAGGGCATGCTGGCCCGAGGCACTTACCACAACAAGTCCTTCTTCACGGACGATGACAAGCATGACCACCTCACCTGGGAGTGGAACCTGTCCATTAAGAAGGAGTGGACAGAATGAGTGCCTCTGCCCGTCCCTTCCCTGCACTTGCCACGTGCCAGAACCCTCTCGGGGTCCCCTCTCACCGCCGTCCCTCCTCCCTGATCACAGCTGGGTCCCTTCTCCAGCacgcccccctcctcctcttatTGCTGCACCCTCTCCCACAGTGTCTCCCACAGTGTCTCCCACAGTGTCTCCCACAGTGTCTCCCACAGTGGTCCTCAGCACAAGATGCTTAAAATCCAGGCTTTAATCCTGCCCCGCCCTTCTGATCCCCTCCCATGGCCAGACCAAGTTCTCCCTCCCAATAAACCATCATTTAATATTTCCCTACTTTATTCCCATTCGAGCAACTAGAGACCAGAAAATGGGCAAACTAGCACTAACAGTCCTTTTGCCTTGGGTTCCGGTAGCTCACTGCCATCCCTGGGTTCCGCCCTGGTTGCTGCTGGCTCAGTGAAGGTCCCAGGTCAAACTCCCTGCCGACGGTGGGTTTCTTTTCCAGGAGACACTGTAAGCAGCATAAGAGACTAAGAATAAAACAGTTGTATGATCTGACTGAGACCCTCATTTCTTTGCTCTCTTCCTTCAAACAAGTATGGTAACTGGAAGGTTCCCATTCATGAGTTTGCTCAGAgaaggtggggcagagggaggcattTACCTCACTGGGAGCAGTTTCACCGCCCTGTTCCAGTGCAATGGGCAGCGAGCTTTCAGAACATGAATGGGAGAAAGTCTCAATTTGTTTTATTGTAGAGTATTATCATCTGGAAGTTTCTCCTCAGCTTGAgacttctctgtccctctgcctaTGAGGATCTCTCAGATTTCCACAGACACTTGAGTCAGATCAGGCATTGCTTCTCTGGTGCTTAAGATCTCTCAATGGATTCccatcaaacaaaataaaattgaagctcCTACACTTAGTACACAAGGTCCCCGGCAGTCTGGCCCCCGCATGCCTTTCTGCCTGGACTTATCAGTCCCGTTTTTGGTAATATTCAATTACTAATCACTCTTTCACATGTTACATTTGCATCTCTGGGCTTTGGCTCTTTGCATGAAACTCCCTTTCCGCCTTTGGTGCCTGGCAAAATTCTGTTTACCCAGGACTCTGCTTGGGCAGCCGCTGCAGGAAGAAAGGCTTCTCTGGACTCCATCATTGTCTGAAATGTCCTCAGTCTGTCCTCCCAGAGCAGCCTCTCATAGCAGTTTCCCAATGTTTTACccctttccattttatatttaaacgACCTGTTTGTCCACCTCTCACACTAACAATCTAAGCTGGGAGAGGCGGATCAGATCACAGGTCCATAGATCAATACCTGGCATggaagattttgttttatttaaatgaacTGACCTGACTTTCTTCTGGTTGGTTTTGTTCTGAGGCCCCGTCACTGAGCTCAGTCTCTTATCTCAGAAGTTGAAGGTCCCCCTGGAGCCAGCTGTGAAGTTCCCAGAGCACTAGAAACACCACGGTCATTTAACTACAGAGTGGGCGACCCTGTGTCTGCATCCCAAACGGCAAGGtccagggcaggagcaggagcaggacaATGGAGGCTGCCCAGTCCAGATGcttgtttctggtttttcttttcacatgccaGCTATCCCCAGAAGCTGCCGCAGAAGGCCAGGAACCCTCAGGTGAAAGAAAAGAGCGCTTCGGTGACCGTGGGGTGAAGGAGCTGtcagaagaagggaagggaacttGGTCGCATTCTGGGTATTCCTCCTCCAAACCTAGAAAACTTTCCAGGAAATCTGGATAAAGATCTGCCTGGCCtagtggagaagagggaggtctGGCGTTAGCCTTCAGAAATAGGCTATCATgtggggtcaccctccacacGTTAGCCAAAAGGTAAAGCCTTGGAATGGTAACTGCACCCCTCAATCTCTTTGTCCTTAGTTTAGAGAGAAAAAGTAGAGGTGCTCTCATTATTTAGAGCTGCTTCTCTACTCAGTACCCCCAAACCTCCTACTTCTCTCTGACTCTCCCCCgccctcctctgtctctgtctagaTGGTTCCAGTGCTTCCCAGAAACCCGTGCAACTCACAGATGTCCCAGCTGCCATGGAATTCATCGCTGCCGCTGAGGTGGCTGTCATAGGCTTCTTCCAGGTTTGTCCGGATACCCCACCTGCCATTCCTCCAAAGAACCAGAAATATCCTACCTTCAGGGAGCCATGTTTGTCCCCTGCTGGCCAGAGGACACTGCTTTAGAAGCCAAAGGGCACCGAGTCGGCTTTTAACTTGTCAGTCAAGAGCTCTCAGCTTCTAGACATTGCCAGTCTCTGAACTATGTTTTTCTTACATTTGCTTCAAGAGTTCTCATGCTGCTGACTGGGTCTCCCCATCTATAGATGCTTTGAAGCTTCAGTCAGCATCTGAATTCCTGAGGCATGGGTCAGAGTAAACCCAACTCCTATCATCTAGGCAACACATTAGTCAACAGCTTCCTCCAGTCTGAAGCTCCTTACTAAGTAGGTAGTCCCtcgttcttctttctctttgtttgcTCTGAAATGTCGTATACAGAAGGTGTTAGCCTCCATCTTCCAGACTGACTGTCTGACTAATAAAAGCAGCCGTAATGAGAGGGCATCATTCCagcatttccctttttcttggAGGTAACATCTGGTGATCCTCACAGATGATCAAGCCCCTACTCGAGACTTGCAGACCTTCTTGTCTGCTTCCATTCATTAATTCCAACTCACCATCGCCCTGTCTATTCTGTGTACACAGATGAAAATAGCCTGTGTGAGATGTaagtggaggaggaagatgaggaggagcaAATTTTTCAGTGATGAAAGATCTGAGCTGTAGACAAAAGCAGCCGCAGGGACGGAGTGGTGAGAAAGTGGAACTGGAGGAGGGTGCAATAACTTAAATGGCCACCAGGTGTCGTTATTTGATCCGTGAGCAATTTCATTTTAGGGAGCCGAACAAAAAAGAGGAAGCCTTGATTAACAGCTGTTCATACCCTCGAATGATCTCCACACATCCTTGGAATGATCAAGGCGCCAACTCCCTCTGCTTGACCCCAGATGCAAGGCTAACCAAGATCTTTTCTCTCTGCAAATCTCTTCCCCCAGCCAGAGAGATGTCCGGGAAGAATACAGAAGCACTCCTGTTTATTGCCTGGAGTGGCTGTGGGCAAGGTCTGTGACAGCAGGGAGATAAGACCAGCTCGCTATAGAAGGGCTGCTGTCAACACTCAGAAGAggcttccctgctccctcctgcaggCCTGGGTTCTAGAGCTGGAACAATGCATGAGTCGTGTCTTCATGGCTCATGAACAGTGCAACGAGAACTATTTGCTCACATCCTCCACAAGCCTTTGTTGCTAAACCTTCAACTTAAacttcttatatatattttttctttttctggtctttttgacagcacatatttcttatttttgcatttcttctttcctccacaAATTATTCCCCAAATATTTGCCTTCTTTTGGTATATCAGTGACAGGGCAGCCCAACT is a genomic window containing:
- the ARHGDIB gene encoding rho GDP-dissociation inhibitor 2; the encoded protein is MTEKAPEPHLEEDDDDVDGKLNYKPPPQKSLKELQEMDKDDESLIKYKKTLLGDGPVVADPTAPNVTVTRLTLVCESAPGPITMDLTGDLEALKKETFVLKEGVEYRVKIHFKVNKDIVSGLKYVQHTYRTGVKVDKATFMVGSYGPRPEEYEFLTPTEEAPKGMLARGTYHNKSFFTDDDKHDHLTWEWNLSIKKEWTE